Part of the Limihaloglobus sulfuriphilus genome is shown below.
CTATATCAATTCGATAGCCGCAGTCGAGATGAAAGCCTTTGTAATTGACCGCAAGAGGCTTTTCCCTCTCGAACTTAATGTTGTTTAATCGAAATTCATGACAAAGGCATTGCTGGTAGGCAGATTCGAGCAAACCCGGACCGAGGGACTTGTGTACGTCTATGGCGCAGCCTATTACCCTGTTGGACAGCTCACTGAACTGGATATTCTTATTTACTTTTGCCATTATTTCTGTCTCATTTTATTTGACAATGAAAACATACCAATTAATGCAGAGTTTTCTGTTTAGTTTTTAGAGTCGTTTTGCACTTTTTTATTTATTCCTTCATGACCTTCATTTACTTCATGGTTTTAATTATTTACCATGAAGGCATTGAAGGTGTTGAAGAATGTCTTTGTTTACTTTCAAAACTTTTACCCATAAAATAAAGGGAGCAAACTTTTCTGTTGCATGTTATTTCTAATAAATACTTTACATAACAGTTTGAAATACGGTTTTTCCTTTATGCCTTGTCTTGTTATACCCTATATATCATGCAAAGATTTACTACCAATTGAGCTCGCATCGTATTATAGGCAACCCACTGACAATGTCAACAGGATGCCTTGCTTGGGTTTCGCTGTTATGAGTGACATTTTTACGGCTGTGATGGGTTTAATTCGGGTTTGCGGCGGTGGTGAGGGCAGAGGAAAATCTTTTTATAAAGTTTTTTTTAATAGAAATTTATGTGTTTTACTGCAAGTATTATAATGCTTGACAATGGCGGGCAATGTGCTATATTAGAATGTTGTTGATTTGACTTTTTTTAATTACAGGAGTTTAAAATGAACAGCTTTAGTGAGCTTGTGAAGAAGTGCCGCAGTTACCGGCGTTTTGACGGCAGCCATCAGGTAGCCAAACAGACCCTCATTGACCTTGTAGGCCTTGCCAGGTTTACCGCCTCCGGGGCGAATCTCCAGCCGCTTAAATATATCATAAGCTCAGATGAGCAGAAGAACGCAGTGATCTTTGATTCACTTGCCTGGGCCGGATATCTGACTGATTGGGACTGCCCGGCCAAAGATGAAAGGCCCAGCGGCTACATCATCATTCTAAATGATACGACAATCGCTAAAATCAGCGGTTACGATCCCGGCATAGCCGCACAGACCATCATGCTCGGCGCGGTTGACAGGGGCCTGGGCGGCTGCATGTTCGGCTCAATTAACCGCAAAAAACTTTCTCAAAATCTGAAAATACCAGAGAAGTATGAGGTTCTGCTGGTGTTGGCGATCGGAAAGCCCGTAGAAACGGTAGTTCTCGAAGATGCCGATGGAGACATAAAATATTACAGGGATGAAAACCAGGTTCACCACGTGCCCAAACGCACACTTGATGAGCTGATTCTCGATCTGTGATGATGGGAGTGCTTTACTTGCTCTGAGAGGAGTTTGCTTTATGGCGTTTGTGCTTAATTTGATCTGGTTCATTCTCGGCGGGTTAGTGCTATGCATTACCTGGTTTCTTGGCGGGTTAATAATGTGCATAACCGTAATTGGGATCCCGTTTGGAGTGGCCTGTTTCAGGATAGCAGGATTCATAGCATTTCCATTTGGCAAGGATATAATTGACGCGCGGCTTCTCGGCGAAAAAAGAATAACCGGAACTGCTTTGATGAACTTTCTCTGGATCGTTCTGGCGGGAATATGGCTTGCTATATCGCACGCAATCGCGGCGGTGCTTTGTTTTATAACCATAATTGGAATCCCCTTAGCCGTGATCCACGCCCGAATGGCGAGGGTCAGTTTTGCGCCTCTGGGCAAGAGGATAGTCATAAAGTCTGAGGTAAGAGAAGCAATAAAGTACAATACCAGAGCTAAAATAGAAAAGCGTAAAAAGGCATGAGTTAAAAAGAGAAATCAAAATATTTTCTCTGATTTTTATCCGCAAGGCAGTAATTTGGTATTTGCAATTAATTCAGCTATATGTTATAGTAGAATTATGAGTTTTGTTTTTTGAAATGAGATGATTGTTTAAATGCAAAATCTATTAAAAGTTTCAATATAATGAGATTTATTAAAAAAGGAGATACTAAAATGCCTAAATTTGATGGAACAGGACCTGCCGGCCAAGGTCCGGGAACCGGACGCGGCTTAGGCCGTGGGCAGGGCGGCGGCAAAGGCGCAGGAGGCGGCCCGTATGCCGCAGGACCAGGCGGAAATTGTGTCTGTCCCAAATGCGGCCAGGCTTTGCCTCACAAAACAGCTCAGCCCTGTAATCAGATGACATGCCCCAAGTGCGGCAGTAAAATGACACGAGGTTAAATATTTAGAAAGGAAACTAATTATGCCGGAATTTGCAAATCCCTTCAGTTGTCTTGCAAATGATAGAAAACTCACCGATGCGGAGTTGATCAGATCAATCCGTTTCATGATAGCCGCTGAGTATGAAGCCATTCAGCTTTATATGCAGCTGGCCGAATCAACAGACAACAAACTTGCCAAAGAAGTTCTCATTGACATAGCTGACGAAGAGCGTGTTCATGCGGGCGAGTTTTTGAAACTTCTTCACCATCTGGCACCCGATGAAAAAGATTTCTATGCCGAAGGAACCGAAGAAGTAGAAGAAATGATCGAAGAGTTAGAGAAAAAGAAATAACTCGCAGTTCTTCAGATTCTTGACATATTTTGCAGCGGCGGAATTCTGGCTCTCAAGCCGGGTCTGCCTTCAGGCGGTTCCTGCCGGTGATTATAAACAGCCGGCGCAGCGCGTCCGGGTAGAATCGCTGCGCCGGTTGGCAAAAGTTAAATTGTACTTATAATCCGGTCAAATGCGCGGGTGTCTTTTGAGTGGGTCAGAATTTCGGTTCCCATCCGGGCTCGTATTCGCGGCTCCACATTTTTATCGCTTTGGCATTGTTAATGATATGGCCGCTTGCGGGGTCGCATTCTAGGGTTGTGTTGAGCTTTGCGGATATATTCGCCAGATGCCCCAGCAGTATCGATTTGTGGCCTTCATCAATCGGGGAATTAACCTTGCCTTTGCCGATAATCGCGTTTATAAGGTTTTCAGCGTGATAGTCATTGAGGCCGGGGTCAATCGTGTTTGTGCTGCTGGTATCGCTTTTCTTTCCGGGGGCTTCTTCTCTGATTAGTTTTCCGTCCAGGTCGAGGATCTTGTATCTGTTGGAGTAGTATTCTATGACGCCTTTATCGCCGAAAAATGCTACGCCGCGTGTCTCACGGTCGTAGGTCTTGTATTGACTGCCGCTCAGGCCCTCCCAGGTAATCATTCTATCGTCTTTGTACTGAATAGCGATATTTTGGGTGTCCCAGAATTGCCAGTCATCCTGATTGGGGTAGTGTATCCTGCCGGCAGTGCTGTTTACTCTTTTTGGGTAATCAACCTTAAGCGCCCAGCGTGCTACATCGAGCTCATGTGAAGCGTTGTTCAAAGACTCGCCGGTTCCCCAGTTCCAGAACCAGTGCCAGTTGTAGGGATGTATGTTGTCACGGTAATCAGTCCTGGGTGCCGGGCCCTGCCAGAGGTTCCAGTCAAGATACGCCGGTACATCTACCTTTTTTCCATAGCCGATAGGGCCGCGTTTATTTGAGTACCAGGTTTTTGCGTAATAAACATCGCCGATGACACCGCCGTGAATCTCGTCAATCATCTGTTCAACGATCTTGAATGACCGCCGCTGGTTGCCCATCTGAACTATGCCTCCGTATTTTTTCTGTGCGGCTATGAACATCTCGCCCTCTGCCGGGTTGTGGCTGCACGGCTTCTCTACGTAAACGTGTTTTCCTGCCGCCAGTGCCGCAATACCCATAGGAGCGTGCCAGTGGTCTGGAGAGGCAATTACCAGCAGGTCAACTTCTTTGTCATCCAGAGCCGAACGGAAGTCTTTGATCTGTTCGGGGATTGAACCCTGTGCCTTTTCAACAGCCGCGGCTGCATCCGGAAGGTATCTGCTGTCAACGTCAATTACATATTTTACCCGGCAGTTTGGGATAGAGGCGAATTTGGAAGCGAGGTATTTTCCCCTTGATCTAACTCCTGCAACGGCAGCAATAACCTTATTTGAAGCGTAATTCTGCGGTGCGGCAGGTGCGAGCCTGGAAATAAAAGAATACGTAAGTCCCGCGGCAGCGCCGAGTTTGCCGAAATCTCTGCGTGTAATCTGGTTTTTCATTTTTTAATCCTTTTTCAGTAAATAGTTTCCGGTGTTAGCTTAATTCAGTCAAGCTCTCTGATTTTTATACTCCTGAAATGCACCTCATTGCCGTGGTCCTGCAAGAGGATGTGACCTGTGTCGCGTTCTCCGAATGCCGGCCATACGCGGTATTTGCTGTATGCGACCAGTGCCCGCCACATCTGATTTCGGCGTTGGTATTCCACCATCTTGAGGTTGTTGAGCCAGTGTTCAACATGGTCTCCGCGTACTATTATATGTGCCTGATTCCAGTAATTCTGTCCGTGAAGCCGTTTGCCGTATGGGGCATCAGCGGCAATCAAATCGTACAGCGAGGCGAGTGTGCGGTTGTCGTTTACGCCGGCTTTGGCATCAGGGTGGTGTTTGTCGTCGAGTATCTGGAATTCACAGCCTATGCTGGAGCCTGCGCCTTTGTTGAGCTCGGTATCCACAAAATATTTTATGCCGCTGTTGGCACCTTTTGTAAACCAGAAGTCAACCTTCAGCTCGAAGTTTTTGTATTGCTTTACGGTGACAATGTCGCCGCCGTTTTCAGATTCTCCGCCGCCGGAGCTGTGGACAATTAGCTCACCGTCTTTTACTGACCAGCCTTTATCCGGGAAGCTCTTTAGTTTTGCCCCTCTCCAGCCGTTTGTTGTTTCTCCGTCAAAGAGCAGTTTCCAGCCTTCTTCCTTTTCGCGCTGACTGAGCTCATTATGCAGATAGTTGATCTGGCGTATATCTGTGTTTTCCGGCATCAGGTTTTGATGAATATTTTCCGTCATAATTCTGACGTTTTTCCAGCTGATCTTTGCCCCTGGTTTGGGTGTGGCGTGCACCTGAAGCCCAATAAAACCCTGCCGGACGTATTTATCCTCTTCTATAAGGTCTGCGCAGGGGACGCCGTTTACCCAGGTGCGGACCCTGTTTCCAACGGCTTCTATACGGAACCTGTTCCAGCCATCGACATCAAATGCGTTTCTGGCGGGTTGGTTTTCGTAAAGGGGATATAGCCACATTCTGCCGGCCTCATCGTATATGCCGCCGCTCCAGCGTCTTTCTGCCGGGTCGCATTCTACCTGCAAGCCGCCTACACGGTCGGTCTGTTCGTTCACGATTTGGCTGCGTATCTGAACGCCGGAATTGATCGGCTCATGAAGTTTCATGTCATATTCAAGAATGAAGTCCTTGAATTTTGCCTTTGTGCATAAAAAAGTGTTTATCTTAGAGTCTTTGCTCGTGCCTGTGATGACACCGTCCCTGATAGAAAACTCTGAGATGCCTCCATGTTTTTCCCAGGCATCGAGATTTTCTGCCGAGCTGAGGTAAAACCATCCTGGAGCGGCTGACGCTGCATAAGTTATTGTAAGTAAGGTGAATAAAAGAAATGCCAGGTTGAAGTTAAGTTTTTTCATTTTCAATCCTTTTCTGTAAAAAGTTGCACAATATTGTTGTGAAATTGTATAATACTTACTTGATATCAAATTAAATTGTATTATATTAACGTAATGTGTTGAGTCAAGGTTTTTTTCTCAGCAGTAATTGTTATGGCTTGGTTTTAACAGAAAAGGTTTTAAACATGCAGACAGGCAAAGAGTTAATAGATGCTATGTTAAAAGGCGGGCGTTACGAGCGTGTGGGGGTGTTTGATTTTATCTGGGAAGATACAATCGCCGGCTGGAAGCAGCAGGGACTTCCGGAACAGGAAAACGGCAGCCCGATTCACATCGCCTCACATTTTGGCTGGGATATCGATATGGTTGGCGGCTGGCTGGACTATATGCCTCTTAAGGGCTATGATGAGGTGGTTGAAGAGACGCAGGACTGGCATATACGCAGAAACGGTGCAGGTGCCGCTTTCAGGTACTGGAAGGGCAAGTCAAGCTGTCCTGAGCATATCGATTTCCGCATGACAAGCCGCAAAATCTGGGAAACTGATTACCGGCCGCATCTTCTAAAGCTCGACCCGGGCAGGATCAATGAAAAACTGATGCGTGAACATCTTGCGGCCGGCAGAGAGGGCGGCAGGTGGGTTTGTTTTACAAAGGCGTTTATATTCGAGGTGCTTCGTCAAAGTCTTGGAGATGTGTGCATGTATGAAAGTCTGCTTCTGGATCCTGAATGGATACATGATTTCAACCGGGTTTATACAGATTTTTATAAGATGCACTACACCTATATGTTTGAGAATATAGGCAAACCTGATGGAATGATACTGTGTGAGGATATGGGCTATACAGGTGCGGCGTTTTGTTCAGAGGCTGTCTTTGAAGAGCTGTTTTTCCCATATTTCGCGGAGATAATAGAGTTTCTCAAATCGCACGATGTTCATGTTCTGCTGCATTCCTGCGGTTATGTTCAGCATCTTGTGCCGCGTTTTGTTGAGCTTGGATTCGAGGGGATACATCCTTTGGAGGTAAAAGCCGGCTGCGATGTACGCAAGGCTGCCCGTGATTATGCGGATAAACTTCTGTTTCTGGGCGGGCTGGACAAGCGGGTTTATGAGAGCGGGGACCGTGAGCTGATCGCGAGGGAAACGAAAAAAATTATTACGGACATGAAGGCCCTCGACGCGAGGTTTGTTTATGCTCTGGATCATTCACTCTCGACCGCTGTGAAATACCAGGACTATCTCTATGGACTGGAAGTGTACAGAGAAAATTGCGGTTATTGACGAAAAGCTGACCCAAAAAGCCGCAGACCTTTTTTCTGCCAGAGAAAAAAATCTGGAAACCTGAGTTTATAAGTCTATAATCTAATAAACAAAGCAGTATTTGAAATTATTCAGAAAAAAGGCGGTAAAATGAAGAAAAACGCAGTGATAATTGTTGTTCTTGTCGTTCTGGCGGCAGTTTTTGTAGGGATTGGAATCAGCCGCAAGGGCAGTGATGCCGACTCGGACGGTTCGTTGACGATAGGCGTAATTCCCAAGGGTCTTACACATGTTTTCTGGCAAAGTGTAAAAGCCGGTGCTCAAGAGGCTTGCGACGAGGTTGGAGCAGATATGTACTGGAACGGCCCCGAGGTTGAGAGCGACCGTGACAAGCAGATTCAAATCGTAGAGGACCTGATGATCCGCAATGTATCGGGTGTTGTTCTTGCTCCGCTAGATGCCGAGGCACTTGTGCCTGTTGTAGAACGGCTTTATGAGCGAGAGATACCCTGTGCAATAATCGATTCGGGTATAGAAACCGATAAATATCTCAGCTTTATATCCACAGATAATTATCTTGGCGGCCAGTTAGCTGCCAGGCGCATGGGCGAGATTCTCGGCGGCGAAGGAAATGTGATCGTGATAAAATACGCTCAGGGCTCGGACTCCACCACTCAGCGTGAAAACGGTTTTATCGAGACGATAGAGAATGAATTTCCCGGGATATCGATAGTAGATACCAAATACGGGCTGACTACGGTTGAAACCGCACTCCAGGCTACAGAAGACCTTTTGACCAAAAATCAGGACGTTGACGGTCTTTTTGCCTGCAACGCGTCCACCTCTGTCGGTGCGCTTCGCGGGCTTGAGAGCCAGGGCCGTACAGAACGTATCAAGATGGTTGGCTTCGATGACGAAGACGCTATTATTAACGGTCTTGTAGAAGGCAAGGTTGACTCTATTGTCGTGCAGAATCCGTTTAAGATGGGTTATGAAGGGGTTAAGGCCGTTGTCGCTTCAATCGAAGGCAGGCCGGTTGAAAGACGTATTGATACCGGAGTAAAGGTTTATACAGCGGAAGACCTTAATGATCCCCAGGTCCGCAAGGCCCTTCGGCTGGAATAGCCACACAAAGAAAATCAGCGGTAAACAGTAGATTATGACAGAGAGCAAACAAAATCGTTCTGTATTGAGCATGGCCGGCATATCTAAGTCGTTCGGTCCGGTGCGGGCGCTGAGCGATGTGAATTTTGTTGTTCGCAAAGGCACTGTTCACGCCCTTGTCGGCGAAAACGGGGCCGGCAAATCGACACTGATGAAGGTTCTTGCAGGTGTGCACAGGCCCGATTCGGGCACTATCCGGATTCAGGGCAGAGAGCAGACCTTCAACGGCCCTCACGATGCTCTAAAAGCCGGCGTGTCTATGATATATCAGGAGCTTGACCTCGCGGAGGATTTGAGTGTTGCGGAGAATGTTTACCTTGGCGGAGAGCTGAAAAAAGGCTTTATGCTAAATCAGGCTCTGATGAATGAGCGGACTGATGCGCTCGCCGCAGAGTACGGATTCAATATCAGCTCAGGCGCGCAAGTCTCCGGGCTTTCTACCGGCGATTGCCAGATAGTAGAGCTGTTAAAAGCCCTGCACAGAAACGCCAACGTTATCGTAATGGACGAGCCGACATCTTCGCTGAGTAAAACCGAGGCTTCAAAACTCTTTGAAATTGTGCGAAATCTCCGCCGCGGCGGCATCTCGATAATCTATATCTCGCACCGCCTCGAAGAGGTTATCGACCTGGCCGATGATATAACCGTTCTGCGTGACGGCAGTGTGGTTCATACGGGAAAAATGCAGGATATGGATATTCCCCGAATTGTGCATCACATGGTAGGCCGCGAACTGAAGGATTTTTATCCCGCCAGGGATGTCTCGCCGGGCAGGGTATGTGTCGAGGCAAAACATATTACAGCCGTCGGCGTCAAAGACGTTTCTTTTAAGATAAAAAGCGGCGAAATCGTCGGCGTTGCCGGTCTTGTCGGTGCGGGCAGGACAGAGCTTGCTGAGGCGCTGTTTGGAGTCAGAGAAAAAACCGGCGGCACTTTGGCAATAGACGGGCGGGAGGTGAAAATCAATTCCCCCGCTCAGGCGATATCCGCCGGCATAGCACTGCTGACAGAGGACAGAAAGCGAACCGGTCTGTGCGTGGGGCTTGCCTGCAGCTGGAACGTAACACTGCCCAACCTTGAAAAAATCGGCATGAAACATTTCATAAGCCCTGCACGTGAGGATAAAGCTGTTATTGATATCGCCTCGAAGGTTTCGGTTAAATGGCCGTCTCCATCTGCTCCTGCGGACTCACTTTCGGGCGGAAATCAGCAGAAACTGCTTATTGCCCGGTGGCTCATGGCAGATTCGAGATTTGTCATATTCGATGAGCCCACCAGGGGGATTGATGTCGGGGCTAAAAAAGAGGTGTACAAAATTCTAAACACTCTGGCTGCTCAAGGCAAGGCGATATTGATGATATCATCAGAGCTGCCCGAGCTCTTCGGCGTGGCCGACCGGATACTTGTAATACGCGGCAGTGAGCAGGCGGCAGATCTGGTAACAGCGGAAACAAGCCCCGATGAAGTGATGAAATACGCCGCTACTGCTGAAAGCTGAAATTTACTGCTAAAAAACATAAGGATAGATACACAAAAATGAACAAAATGATTCGACAGATGCTGCCGTTCGGCACACTGATACTGATAGTATGTATTTTGTCGGCGATAAAGCCCGATTCGTTTTTAACCCTGGACAACTTTCTAAATGTGCTAAGGCGTTCAAGTGTAAACGGCATAATCGCTGTGGGTATGACTTTTATCATCATCAGTGCGGGCATTGATCTTTCTGTCGGCTCTGTCGCGGCTTTTTGCGGCATGGCAGGCGCCTGGACGATGCTTAAGGTCAGCGGGGGAGATTTGACGGCAGGGTCTATGGTGATCGGTACTCTGGCGGGTATGTTTGCCGGGCTTGTCTGCGGGTTTTTCAACGGCACCCTGATCACCAGTCTCAAACTTCAGCCCTTTATTGTAACACTGGGCTCAATGAGTATCTTTCGCGGGATATCTTATGTTATGCACGACGGCCAGCCTTTCAACGTTCCGCAGTACAAATATCTCGGCGAAGGGGTGATTGCCGGCGTTCCCGTCTCGATAATTATATTCGCATTGGTAACAGGTGTCGCCGCGTTCATAATGAAATATACCCGGCTTGGACGTTACACGTATGCGATGGGTTCTAATCAGCAGGCGGCGTTTCATGCCGGTATAAACGTGAAAAAAAATCTCGTGGCGATATATTCACTGACCGGCCTGCTTGTAGGCCTGGCGGCGATGATTTTGACCAGCAGGACGGTATCCGCTCAGCCGACAGCCGGCATTCAGCTTGAGCTGGATGTAATCGCGGCGGTTGTAATAGGCGGTGCCAGCCTTTCCGGCGGCTGCGGCGGCATTACGGGCACGATAATCGGTACGCTTCTGATCAGCTTTTTGCGGAACGGGTGTACTCTGTTGGGAATATCAACAAATGTTCAGCTGATTGTTATCGGTATTATAATTATCGCTGCGGTTGCGATTGATCAGGTTGCCAGGTCAAAAGCCGCAGACAGCACCAACTAAGGAGACGCGTATGAATGTAGAGACTATTAACCTCTCCGGCGGCAGAGGAGCTCAGGGTTTTACTGTTGAGCTGGGGCCGGTAAATCTGGTTTTTGTCAAGACCGATACCGGCATGATAGGCTGCGGGGCGTTTAATGTGATGGCGCTTGACAAGTTTGAATATCCCGCCGCCCGGATCGCCTCAGAAGACGGTTCGCCGATTCGCTGCCCCGATGATCTGCTCGAAGGCGTCGTTATAGAAGTCAACAAAACCGCCGCTGGTAAAGGGGCGGCACTGGAGCTCAAAGGCCGTGATGTTCTCGAAATGCTCTAAACGCGGCGTATTGAAGGGGGCGGGTTAGTTTCCGATCAGGACAACCTCGCCGGTGTCGGGGTCTTTGTAGCCGACCTGCAATCTTCCGCTGCAATCAGGGCATTTCAGGCTGGTGTCGGTGTTCATAAGTTCGAGCTGGCTTAAGCCTTCGGTCAGCTCTTTCATTTTCTTTTCGTATTCGCCTACCGACATTTCGACGACTTTGCCGCATTCTGTGCACTTGAGGTATATTGGTTTGCTTTTTGTTCCGTCAGTACCGCCGCCGACGGATATGTATGTTATTATACCTGCCGCGGCAAGGCATAAAACGGCGATTGCAATCATTACGGTTTTATTCATGGGTTATTCCTTAAGTAAGTTCTGAAACCTGTATTCTGCAATAGATCATTAAGCGTTTGCTTTTATGAGTTTGTCTGAGCCTCTGGGATTTGCGATCAAAGACGAGAGCAATACCGAACGCAGAGTAAAGCCCAGCCCTTTCTTGGCGTTTATGTGCTCTGGTTCGATTTCCAGCTCATACAGCCCAGGAGAATCAAAGGCAATCTCTCCGGCTCTGGTGCCGGCGTAAACTGCATGGCTTCCGGTGCGGGTTTCTTCGAAATCTTTTTTTATTTCCGTGTATAAAGTCTGGCCGGCGGCTGAGATTTTTATTTTGTGCCCGCCTTCCCAGTCAACCGGAGATGCCGGATCACCATCGGCCCGCGGCATAGATGTCAGAATACTGACCTCAAATCTGCCCGGTTGAAGCACCCTGAAAGACCATTTTACAGAGCCTTTTGGTTTGAGCCAGCTTTCGATTGAGCTGTTTGTGCCGGGTTTGAAATCGCCGCCGCTGTCAATGTCGGAATTTAGCACCTCAAGCGATATTTTACCGTCATGTTTTTGAGTGATCGTTTTATCGGCTGAAATTTCTTCGCCGCAATTCACTTCGACAGCAAGAGGCCTTTGGGTTTGCCATTGCGGTATGTCCACCGAAAGCATGTAGATTGATTTTTCGGGCAATATTTGCTGATTAAACGAGATATTGGCAGTCTGGTTTGACAGAAGGCTCATGTTTTTGACATGTGTGCGAAGTCCGGAAAGCTCAATCCTGCCGGCATCAGGGTCGGTTATGATCAGATAAAGCCTTTGGCCGGACTCTGTTACATATCCCCATTCAAAATCGCCTGTAAACGGGCTTGGTTTTGTACCGAAGACAGCGCGGGCGTTATCCTTTAGCCAGCTGCCGATGTACGCAGCGCTCTGTATGCTTTGGGTCGGGATTCTTCCTATGCCGTCCGGTCCGATATTGAGCAGATAGTTGCCGCCTTTGCTTATGACCTCGATAAGCTGGTTTAGAAGCAGCTGGGGGCTTTTCCAGTTGCGGTCGTGGGTTTTATAGCCCCACGAATCGTTCATTGTAGCCGGCACTTCCCAGGCCTGGCCGGTTCCTCCGGCGGGTATGTCGTTGTCTTCTGTCTGGCCGTAGTCGCCTATGCCGTGGCCGAGACGGCCGTTGACAAGGCAGTCCGGCTGAAGCCGGTGAACCAGCTCGAAGAGCTCCTTGCTGTGCCGTCGGGAAATCTGTACCGGCGTGTCGAACCAGATGAGACCGATGGGGCCGTAATTGCTCAGCAGTTCGGTTACCTGGGGTTTTACCTTTTCTTCAAAATATATGGAGAAATCTTTTTTTTCAGGGTCAAAGTCCCAGTCGTTACCGGTTCCGTGCGGGTGGTGCCAGTCCTGGTCCTGCGAGTAGTAGAGACAGAATTTTATGTCTCGCTTGCGGCACTGGTCAGCGAGCGCCTCTATCGGGTCGATGTTGAAGCCCGAGGCGTCTATGACGTTGTATCTGTTGCATTTAGAGCGATACATGGCGAAGCCGTCATGGTGCTTGGCGGTGAATACAAAATATCTGGCACCGGCGCGGGCGACGGTTTCGATCCAGCCGGCAGGGTCAAAAGCGGATGGATTGAATTTTTCGGCGAGCTGCTCGTATTCCTTTGCAGGGATTCGTGATCGCTTCATAATCCATTCCGCTATGTAGGGCGTT
Proteins encoded:
- a CDS encoding ferritin family protein, which gives rise to MPEFANPFSCLANDRKLTDAELIRSIRFMIAAEYEAIQLYMQLAESTDNKLAKEVLIDIADEERVHAGEFLKLLHHLAPDEKDFYAEGTEEVEEMIEELEKKK
- a CDS encoding Gfo/Idh/MocA family protein, whose translation is MKNQITRRDFGKLGAAAGLTYSFISRLAPAAPQNYASNKVIAAVAGVRSRGKYLASKFASIPNCRVKYVIDVDSRYLPDAAAAVEKAQGSIPEQIKDFRSALDDKEVDLLVIASPDHWHAPMGIAALAAGKHVYVEKPCSHNPAEGEMFIAAQKKYGGIVQMGNQRRSFKIVEQMIDEIHGGVIGDVYYAKTWYSNKRGPIGYGKKVDVPAYLDWNLWQGPAPRTDYRDNIHPYNWHWFWNWGTGESLNNASHELDVARWALKVDYPKRVNSTAGRIHYPNQDDWQFWDTQNIAIQYKDDRMITWEGLSGSQYKTYDRETRGVAFFGDKGVIEYYSNRYKILDLDGKLIREEAPGKKSDTSSTNTIDPGLNDYHAENLINAIIGKGKVNSPIDEGHKSILLGHLANISAKLNTTLECDPASGHIINNAKAIKMWSREYEPGWEPKF
- a CDS encoding YccF domain-containing protein; protein product: MAFVLNLIWFILGGLVLCITWFLGGLIMCITVIGIPFGVACFRIAGFIAFPFGKDIIDARLLGEKRITGTALMNFLWIVLAGIWLAISHAIAAVLCFITIIGIPLAVIHARMARVSFAPLGKRIVIKSEVREAIKYNTRAKIEKRKKA
- a CDS encoding sugar ABC transporter ATP-binding protein, with protein sequence MTESKQNRSVLSMAGISKSFGPVRALSDVNFVVRKGTVHALVGENGAGKSTLMKVLAGVHRPDSGTIRIQGREQTFNGPHDALKAGVSMIYQELDLAEDLSVAENVYLGGELKKGFMLNQALMNERTDALAAEYGFNISSGAQVSGLSTGDCQIVELLKALHRNANVIVMDEPTSSLSKTEASKLFEIVRNLRRGGISIIYISHRLEEVIDLADDITVLRDGSVVHTGKMQDMDIPRIVHHMVGRELKDFYPARDVSPGRVCVEAKHITAVGVKDVSFKIKSGEIVGVAGLVGAGRTELAEALFGVREKTGGTLAIDGREVKINSPAQAISAGIALLTEDRKRTGLCVGLACSWNVTLPNLEKIGMKHFISPAREDKAVIDIASKVSVKWPSPSAPADSLSGGNQQKLLIARWLMADSRFVIFDEPTRGIDVGAKKEVYKILNTLAAQGKAILMISSELPELFGVADRILVIRGSEQAADLVTAETSPDEVMKYAATAES
- a CDS encoding GxxExxY protein: MAKVNKNIQFSELSNRVIGCAIDVHKSLGPGLLESAYQQCLCHEFRLNNIKFEREKPLAVNYKGFHLDCGYRIDIVVENQIIIELKAIDLIKPIHEAQIISYMKLSGLRQGFLINFNVPILKDGLSSFVI
- a CDS encoding uroporphyrinogen decarboxylase family protein → MQTGKELIDAMLKGGRYERVGVFDFIWEDTIAGWKQQGLPEQENGSPIHIASHFGWDIDMVGGWLDYMPLKGYDEVVEETQDWHIRRNGAGAAFRYWKGKSSCPEHIDFRMTSRKIWETDYRPHLLKLDPGRINEKLMREHLAAGREGGRWVCFTKAFIFEVLRQSLGDVCMYESLLLDPEWIHDFNRVYTDFYKMHYTYMFENIGKPDGMILCEDMGYTGAAFCSEAVFEELFFPYFAEIIEFLKSHDVHVLLHSCGYVQHLVPRFVELGFEGIHPLEVKAGCDVRKAARDYADKLLFLGGLDKRVYESGDRELIARETKKIITDMKALDARFVYALDHSLSTAVKYQDYLYGLEVYRENCGY
- a CDS encoding substrate-binding domain-containing protein; this translates as MKKNAVIIVVLVVLAAVFVGIGISRKGSDADSDGSLTIGVIPKGLTHVFWQSVKAGAQEACDEVGADMYWNGPEVESDRDKQIQIVEDLMIRNVSGVVLAPLDAEALVPVVERLYEREIPCAIIDSGIETDKYLSFISTDNYLGGQLAARRMGEILGGEGNVIVIKYAQGSDSTTQRENGFIETIENEFPGISIVDTKYGLTTVETALQATEDLLTKNQDVDGLFACNASTSVGALRGLESQGRTERIKMVGFDDEDAIINGLVEGKVDSIVVQNPFKMGYEGVKAVVASIEGRPVERRIDTGVKVYTAEDLNDPQVRKALRLE
- a CDS encoding nitroreductase family protein; the encoded protein is MNSFSELVKKCRSYRRFDGSHQVAKQTLIDLVGLARFTASGANLQPLKYIISSDEQKNAVIFDSLAWAGYLTDWDCPAKDERPSGYIIILNDTTIAKISGYDPGIAAQTIMLGAVDRGLGGCMFGSINRKKLSQNLKIPEKYEVLLVLAIGKPVETVVLEDADGDIKYYRDENQVHHVPKRTLDELILDL
- a CDS encoding 3-keto-disaccharide hydrolase, giving the protein MKKLNFNLAFLLFTLLTITYAASAAPGWFYLSSAENLDAWEKHGGISEFSIRDGVITGTSKDSKINTFLCTKAKFKDFILEYDMKLHEPINSGVQIRSQIVNEQTDRVGGLQVECDPAERRWSGGIYDEAGRMWLYPLYENQPARNAFDVDGWNRFRIEAVGNRVRTWVNGVPCADLIEEDKYVRQGFIGLQVHATPKPGAKISWKNVRIMTENIHQNLMPENTDIRQINYLHNELSQREKEEGWKLLFDGETTNGWRGAKLKSFPDKGWSVKDGELIVHSSGGGESENGGDIVTVKQYKNFELKVDFWFTKGANSGIKYFVDTELNKGAGSSIGCEFQILDDKHHPDAKAGVNDNRTLASLYDLIAADAPYGKRLHGQNYWNQAHIIVRGDHVEHWLNNLKMVEYQRRNQMWRALVAYSKYRVWPAFGERDTGHILLQDHGNEVHFRSIKIRELD